In one Vulgatibacter incomptus genomic region, the following are encoded:
- a CDS encoding branched-chain amino acid aminotransferase: MSHIQFVPAATRKPKPDEGGLGFGRIFTDHMLLADYDVDKGWHGARIVPYGPLSLDPAAAVLHYGQELFEGIKAFRGGDGKVRLFRTEKNCERMAAGAARLCIPPIDPAFMLEMITELVRVEQDWVPRAPGTALYIRPTLIATEPFLGVRPAKTYTFFVVLSPVGAYYAEGIDPVRIWVEAKYVRAARGGLGAVKAGANYAASLLAGEEAKKKGYAQVLWLDAIEHRWFEEVGTMNLFLRIGDEVVTPPLGGSILDGVTRDTAITLLREWGAKVSERPVSIDEVREAHARGELREVFGTGTAAVISPVKELCYHGESLVVGDGKMGELSRRLYDTITGIQYGKLPDTRGWLRAV; this comes from the coding sequence ATGAGCCACATCCAGTTCGTGCCCGCGGCGACGCGCAAGCCCAAGCCGGACGAGGGGGGCCTGGGATTCGGGCGCATTTTCACCGACCACATGTTGCTGGCGGACTACGACGTCGACAAGGGCTGGCACGGCGCGCGGATCGTCCCCTACGGGCCGCTCTCCCTCGATCCCGCCGCCGCGGTCCTCCACTACGGCCAGGAGCTCTTCGAGGGGATCAAGGCCTTCCGCGGCGGCGACGGGAAGGTCCGCCTCTTCCGCACGGAGAAGAACTGCGAGCGGATGGCGGCGGGCGCGGCGCGGCTCTGCATCCCGCCGATCGATCCGGCCTTCATGCTCGAGATGATCACCGAGCTCGTCCGGGTGGAGCAGGACTGGGTGCCCCGCGCCCCCGGCACCGCGCTCTACATCCGGCCGACGCTGATCGCCACCGAGCCCTTCCTGGGCGTCCGTCCGGCGAAGACCTATACCTTCTTCGTCGTGCTGAGCCCCGTTGGCGCGTACTACGCCGAGGGGATCGATCCGGTGCGGATCTGGGTCGAGGCGAAGTACGTTCGCGCAGCCAGGGGCGGCCTCGGCGCCGTGAAGGCGGGCGCGAACTACGCGGCCAGCCTGCTCGCCGGCGAGGAGGCGAAGAAGAAGGGATACGCCCAGGTGCTCTGGCTCGACGCCATCGAGCACCGTTGGTTCGAGGAGGTGGGGACCATGAACCTCTTCCTCCGGATCGGCGACGAGGTCGTCACCCCTCCCCTCGGAGGGAGCATCCTCGACGGCGTCACCCGCGACACGGCCATCACCCTGCTCAGGGAGTGGGGCGCCAAGGTGTCGGAGCGGCCGGTCTCCATCGACGAGGTGAGGGAGGCCCACGCCCGCGGCGAGCTTCGCGAGGTCTTCGGCACCGGCACGGCTGCGGTGATCTCGCCCGTGAAGGAGCTCTGCTACCACGGGGAGTCCCTGGTGGTCGGCGACGGCAAGATGGGAGAGCTCTCCCGCCGCCTCTACGACACCATCACCGGGATCCAGTACGGCAAGCTCCCGGACACCCGCGGCTGGCTCCGCGCGGTCTGA
- a CDS encoding YbbR-like domain-containing protein, with protein MIRDIFAENLGLKLFSLVLGLVIFLAVRNEQEVTTSVAVRLMLREPDGLINTGEVPSEVTVRVAGPSGRVRALDPTALGPVVLDLSTFERGVSLVRIREEQLGVPPDLKVVAISPSAVSLKLEAKERRRLPLKVALQGSVAPGYVIDKVEVKPTEVEVEGPQRELREVRAARTIPVDLAGAVDQLVVTTGIEPPGPHCRLGGTEKPEVRITIVPERIEKTVRVPIQGLGGGAFFAQARLRGPKLVLDALDENRLRASAGEPSKVDARLPLPVKIENLPEGVELLEPHPTVVLPAPASPPRSRRR; from the coding sequence ATGATCCGCGACATCTTCGCCGAGAACCTGGGCCTCAAGCTCTTCTCCCTCGTCCTGGGCCTCGTGATCTTCCTCGCCGTCCGGAACGAGCAGGAGGTGACCACCTCCGTGGCGGTGCGACTGATGCTCCGCGAGCCGGACGGTCTGATCAACACCGGGGAAGTGCCATCCGAGGTCACGGTGCGTGTAGCCGGCCCGTCCGGTCGGGTCCGCGCCCTCGACCCGACCGCCCTGGGGCCCGTCGTCCTCGACCTCTCTACCTTCGAGCGGGGCGTGAGCCTCGTCCGAATCCGGGAGGAGCAGCTCGGCGTTCCCCCGGACCTCAAGGTCGTCGCGATCTCCCCCTCGGCCGTGAGCCTCAAGCTGGAAGCCAAGGAGCGGAGGCGGCTTCCGCTCAAGGTGGCGCTGCAGGGGAGCGTCGCGCCGGGATACGTCATCGACAAGGTCGAGGTGAAGCCGACCGAGGTCGAGGTCGAGGGGCCGCAGCGGGAGCTTCGCGAGGTGCGCGCCGCCCGGACGATCCCGGTGGACCTCGCCGGCGCCGTCGATCAGCTCGTCGTCACGACCGGGATCGAGCCTCCGGGCCCGCACTGCCGGCTGGGTGGTACGGAGAAGCCCGAGGTGCGGATCACGATCGTGCCCGAGCGGATCGAGAAGACCGTCCGCGTACCGATCCAGGGGCTGGGTGGAGGCGCGTTCTTCGCCCAGGCGAGGCTGCGCGGGCCGAAGCTCGTCCTGGATGCGCTCGACGAGAACCGCCTGCGGGCGTCAGCGGGCGAGCCATCGAAGGTCGACGCGCGGCTCCCGCTTCCGGTGAAGATCGAGAACCTCCCCGAGGGCGTGGAGCTCCTGGAGCCCCATCCGACGGTGGTCCTTCCCGCTCCCGCGTCGCCGCCGCGCAGCCGTCGCCGGTGA
- the cdaA gene encoding diadenylate cyclase CdaA yields the protein MDLNGLFGLGGSWQVAMAIADVLIVSYVIYRVLLLIKGTTAVPMLVGLGMITVAFFASKWLGLHTFHWLVSQFLSYSFIFGIIVLFQGDIRRGLARLGQGWSLGYDRAGEASRIEELVQAAVKLAQRRHGALIVLERTAELDELIHQGIRVDAEISDEILLSMFQPGTPLHDGAVVISKGRIAAAKCVLPLSANPTVDHDLGTRHRSAIGLTEDVDAAVIVVSEERGRISLAVGGKIHRDMDPEVLRKFLLRLYAPPRRGSLPQRQRKVAA from the coding sequence ATGGACCTGAACGGGCTCTTCGGGCTCGGTGGAAGCTGGCAGGTCGCGATGGCGATCGCCGACGTCCTCATCGTCTCCTACGTCATCTACCGCGTCCTGCTGCTGATCAAGGGGACGACCGCGGTGCCCATGCTCGTGGGCCTGGGCATGATCACCGTCGCCTTCTTCGCCTCGAAGTGGCTCGGCCTCCACACCTTCCACTGGCTGGTGAGCCAGTTCCTCTCCTACTCGTTCATCTTCGGGATCATCGTCCTCTTCCAGGGGGACATCCGCCGCGGCCTCGCGAGGCTGGGCCAGGGCTGGAGCCTCGGCTACGACCGCGCCGGCGAGGCCTCGCGGATCGAGGAGCTCGTGCAGGCGGCGGTGAAGCTGGCGCAGCGGCGGCACGGCGCGCTAATCGTCCTGGAGCGCACCGCGGAGCTGGACGAGCTGATCCACCAGGGCATCCGCGTCGACGCCGAGATCTCCGACGAGATCCTCCTCTCGATGTTCCAGCCGGGCACGCCGCTCCACGACGGCGCGGTGGTGATCTCGAAGGGGCGGATCGCCGCCGCCAAGTGCGTGCTCCCGCTGTCGGCGAATCCCACCGTCGACCACGACCTCGGCACGCGTCATCGCTCCGCGATCGGCCTCACGGAGGACGTCGACGCCGCGGTGATCGTGGTCTCGGAGGAGCGGGGGAGGATCTCACTCGCAGTGGGAGGGAAGATCCACCGGGACATGGACCCGGAGGTCCTGCGCAAGTTCCTGCTGCGGCTCTATGCGCCGCCGCGTCGCGGCTCCTTGCCGCAGCGCCAGAGAAAGGTGGCCGCGTGA